One genomic region from Onychostoma macrolepis isolate SWU-2019 chromosome 23, ASM1243209v1, whole genome shotgun sequence encodes:
- the ddx19a gene encoding ATP-dependent RNA helicase DDX19A isoform X2 codes for MATDSWALAVDEQESTTKTIGNLRIMEAGDANLHQTDDGNKSDEEEKEDRATQSLLNKLIRSNVVNNTNQVEVLQRDPNSPLYSVKTFEELRLKPQLLKGVYEMGFNRPSKIQENALPMMLAEPPQNLIAQSQSGTGKTAAFVLAMLSHVDPSLKWPQCLCISPTYELALQTGKVIEQMGKFYPEVKLAYAVRGHKMERGVKIKEQIVIGTPGTVLDWCIKLKLIDPKKIKVFVLDEADVMIATQGHQDQSIRIQRMLPKGCQMLLFSATFEDSVWKFAERVVPDPNIIKLKREEETLDTIKQYYVLCNSKEDKFNALCNIYGAITIAQAMIFCHTRKTANWLAGQLSKEGHQVALLSGEMVVEQRAAVIERFRDGKEKVLITTNVCARGIDVEQVSVVINFDLPLDKDGNPDNETYLHRIGRTGRFGKRGLAVNMVDSQRSMEILKTYERHFNKKIGRLDTDDLDEIEKIAN; via the exons ATGGCAACCGACTCGTGGGCTCTAGCTGTGGACGAACAAGAGTCTACTACCAAGACT ATTGGGAACTTGCGGATTATGGAAGCGGGAGATGCAAATTTACATCAGACT GATGATGGCAACAAATCCGACGAAGAGGAAAAAG AGGACAGAGCCACACAGTCTCTCCTAAACAAGCTGATCAGAAGCAATGTGGTCAACAACACAAACCAAGTGGAGGTTCTTCAGAGGGACCCAAACTCACCACTTTATTCAGTCAAGACTTTTGAAGAGCTGAGACT GAAACCACAGTTGCTCAAAGGCGTCTATGAAATGGGCTTCAACAGACCTTCTAAAATCCAAGAGAACGCCCTTCCCATGATGCTCGCTGAACC ACCTCAGAATCTGATCGCTCAGTCTCAGTCTGGCACTGGTAAAACGGCTGCCTTCGTGCTGGCCATGCTCAGTCATGTGGACCCAAGCTTAAAATGGCCTCAG TGCTTGTGCATTTCTCCCACATATGAGCTCGCTCTGCAGACGGGAAAAGTCATCGAGCAGATGGGCAAGTTTTATCCAGAAGTCAAACTGGCATATGCTGTTCGAGGACATAAAA TGGAGCGTGGGGTTAAGATCAAGGAGCAGATCGTCATCGGCACACCTGGGACGGTTCTGGACTGGTGCATTAAGCTGAAGCTCATCGACCCCAAAAAGATCAAAGTGTTTGttctggatgaggccgatgtgATGATCGCCACACAGGGACACCAGGACCAGAGCATCCGCATTCAGAG AATGCTGCCCAAAGGCTGTCAGATGTTACTTTTCTCTGCCACCTTTGAGGACTCTGTGTGGAAGTTTGCCGAGCGGGTCGTGCCAGATCCCAACATCATCAAGCTTAAGCGAGAAGAGGAGACCCTGGACACTATCAAGCAGTACTACGTGCTCTGCAACAGCAAGGAGGACAAGTTCAACGCACTCTGTAACATCTATGGAGCCATCACTATTGCACAAGCTATGATCTTCTGTCAT ACTCGGAAAACAGCCAACTGGCTCGCCGGCCAGCTGTCTAAAGAGGGCCACCAGGTGGCGCTGCTCAGTGGGGAAATGGTAGTCGAGCAAAGAGCTGCAGTCATTGAACGTTTCAGAGACGGCAAGGAGAAAGTTCTCATCACTACTAATGTCTGTGCAAGAG GTATTGATGTTGAACAAGTGTCAGTGGTGATCAACTTTGACCTTCCTCTGGACAAAGACGGCAATCCAGACAATGAAACGTACCTCCACCGGATTGGCAGAACTGGGCGTTTTGGTAAGAGAGGACTTGCTGTCAACATGGTGGACAGTCAGCGCAGCATGGAGATTCTCAAGACATATGAGAGGCATTTTA ATAAGAAAATTGGAAGGCTGGACACAGATGATCTCGATGAAATTGAAAAAATCGCCAACTGA
- the ddx19a gene encoding ATP-dependent RNA helicase DDX19A isoform X1, with protein MATDSWALAVDEQESTTKTIGNLRIMEAGDANLHQTDDDGNKSDEEEKEDRATQSLLNKLIRSNVVNNTNQVEVLQRDPNSPLYSVKTFEELRLKPQLLKGVYEMGFNRPSKIQENALPMMLAEPPQNLIAQSQSGTGKTAAFVLAMLSHVDPSLKWPQCLCISPTYELALQTGKVIEQMGKFYPEVKLAYAVRGHKMERGVKIKEQIVIGTPGTVLDWCIKLKLIDPKKIKVFVLDEADVMIATQGHQDQSIRIQRMLPKGCQMLLFSATFEDSVWKFAERVVPDPNIIKLKREEETLDTIKQYYVLCNSKEDKFNALCNIYGAITIAQAMIFCHTRKTANWLAGQLSKEGHQVALLSGEMVVEQRAAVIERFRDGKEKVLITTNVCARGIDVEQVSVVINFDLPLDKDGNPDNETYLHRIGRTGRFGKRGLAVNMVDSQRSMEILKTYERHFNKKIGRLDTDDLDEIEKIAN; from the exons ATGGCAACCGACTCGTGGGCTCTAGCTGTGGACGAACAAGAGTCTACTACCAAGACT ATTGGGAACTTGCGGATTATGGAAGCGGGAGATGCAAATTTACATCAGACTGATG ATGATGGCAACAAATCCGACGAAGAGGAAAAAG AGGACAGAGCCACACAGTCTCTCCTAAACAAGCTGATCAGAAGCAATGTGGTCAACAACACAAACCAAGTGGAGGTTCTTCAGAGGGACCCAAACTCACCACTTTATTCAGTCAAGACTTTTGAAGAGCTGAGACT GAAACCACAGTTGCTCAAAGGCGTCTATGAAATGGGCTTCAACAGACCTTCTAAAATCCAAGAGAACGCCCTTCCCATGATGCTCGCTGAACC ACCTCAGAATCTGATCGCTCAGTCTCAGTCTGGCACTGGTAAAACGGCTGCCTTCGTGCTGGCCATGCTCAGTCATGTGGACCCAAGCTTAAAATGGCCTCAG TGCTTGTGCATTTCTCCCACATATGAGCTCGCTCTGCAGACGGGAAAAGTCATCGAGCAGATGGGCAAGTTTTATCCAGAAGTCAAACTGGCATATGCTGTTCGAGGACATAAAA TGGAGCGTGGGGTTAAGATCAAGGAGCAGATCGTCATCGGCACACCTGGGACGGTTCTGGACTGGTGCATTAAGCTGAAGCTCATCGACCCCAAAAAGATCAAAGTGTTTGttctggatgaggccgatgtgATGATCGCCACACAGGGACACCAGGACCAGAGCATCCGCATTCAGAG AATGCTGCCCAAAGGCTGTCAGATGTTACTTTTCTCTGCCACCTTTGAGGACTCTGTGTGGAAGTTTGCCGAGCGGGTCGTGCCAGATCCCAACATCATCAAGCTTAAGCGAGAAGAGGAGACCCTGGACACTATCAAGCAGTACTACGTGCTCTGCAACAGCAAGGAGGACAAGTTCAACGCACTCTGTAACATCTATGGAGCCATCACTATTGCACAAGCTATGATCTTCTGTCAT ACTCGGAAAACAGCCAACTGGCTCGCCGGCCAGCTGTCTAAAGAGGGCCACCAGGTGGCGCTGCTCAGTGGGGAAATGGTAGTCGAGCAAAGAGCTGCAGTCATTGAACGTTTCAGAGACGGCAAGGAGAAAGTTCTCATCACTACTAATGTCTGTGCAAGAG GTATTGATGTTGAACAAGTGTCAGTGGTGATCAACTTTGACCTTCCTCTGGACAAAGACGGCAATCCAGACAATGAAACGTACCTCCACCGGATTGGCAGAACTGGGCGTTTTGGTAAGAGAGGACTTGCTGTCAACATGGTGGACAGTCAGCGCAGCATGGAGATTCTCAAGACATATGAGAGGCATTTTA ATAAGAAAATTGGAAGGCTGGACACAGATGATCTCGATGAAATTGAAAAAATCGCCAACTGA